One part of the Oceanidesulfovibrio indonesiensis genome encodes these proteins:
- a CDS encoding tripartite tricarboxylate transporter permease has product MFDLAVAGLEHVLVPANLLFLFIGVFAGIVFGALPGLTATMGLALLVPFTFTMAPAAGLIMLAGIYVGAMYGDAVPAILINTPGTPAAIATSFDGFALTQKGMAQHGLVAAAVASCFGSLVANIVLLTAAPPLAEASLKFGPPEYFWLGVFGLTIIATLSTGSVLKGFLAGALGLLLSTIGMAPIGGDVRLTFGFPEMQAGIELIVALIGFFCLPEILESVIGRRQAKYTSKNVKPNFSVVWEVIRDLFKRPVLMFRSAIIGTVVGFAPGAGGNIASMVSYNEACRWDKHPEEFGKGTIKGVAASEAANSAMAPGSLVPLLTLGIPGSPPAAVILGALMLHGMRPGGELFTVHGQVVYAFMMALLLAAFLVTIIGSFGSFVFARIINIPSRFLAPVIIFMTVLGSYAIRNNMLDVWIMLIFGVVGFVSNKLKFHPAPIVLGLILGPFVEEGLVQSMLAGRAAGGVVQYMVFRPISGVLITLSVLSALWPVYAAWKHKRKQRLEGCACDIEEGPKNA; this is encoded by the coding sequence ATGTTCGATCTCGCCGTCGCAGGTCTGGAGCACGTGCTCGTTCCGGCCAACCTGCTCTTCCTGTTCATCGGTGTGTTCGCGGGCATCGTGTTCGGCGCCCTGCCCGGCTTGACCGCGACAATGGGACTCGCGCTGCTGGTGCCTTTCACCTTCACCATGGCTCCGGCTGCAGGTCTCATAATGCTTGCCGGCATCTATGTCGGCGCCATGTACGGCGACGCGGTCCCCGCCATCCTCATCAACACGCCTGGAACACCGGCGGCTATTGCAACGAGTTTCGACGGTTTCGCATTAACCCAGAAAGGCATGGCCCAGCACGGCCTGGTGGCCGCGGCCGTGGCTTCTTGTTTCGGCAGCCTGGTGGCCAACATCGTGCTGCTCACCGCAGCGCCGCCCCTGGCCGAAGCCTCCCTCAAGTTCGGGCCCCCCGAGTACTTCTGGCTCGGCGTATTCGGCCTGACGATCATCGCGACCCTGTCCACGGGCTCCGTGCTCAAGGGCTTTCTCGCCGGCGCGCTGGGGCTGCTGCTTTCCACCATCGGCATGGCGCCCATCGGCGGCGACGTGCGCCTCACCTTCGGATTTCCCGAGATGCAGGCGGGCATCGAGCTCATCGTGGCGCTCATCGGCTTCTTCTGTCTGCCCGAGATTCTGGAAAGCGTCATCGGCAGGCGTCAGGCCAAATACACGTCCAAGAACGTGAAACCCAACTTTTCGGTTGTCTGGGAAGTCATCCGCGACTTGTTCAAACGGCCGGTGCTCATGTTCCGCTCCGCGATCATCGGCACGGTCGTCGGCTTCGCTCCGGGCGCAGGCGGCAACATAGCCAGTATGGTCTCATACAACGAAGCGTGTCGATGGGACAAGCATCCCGAAGAATTCGGCAAGGGCACCATCAAGGGAGTCGCCGCCAGCGAGGCGGCCAACAGCGCCATGGCGCCCGGTTCTCTGGTGCCGTTGCTCACGCTGGGCATTCCGGGTTCGCCGCCGGCCGCGGTCATCCTCGGCGCGCTCATGCTCCACGGCATGCGCCCAGGCGGCGAGTTGTTCACCGTGCACGGGCAGGTGGTGTACGCCTTCATGATGGCGCTGCTTCTCGCCGCGTTCCTCGTCACCATCATCGGCTCTTTCGGCTCCTTTGTCTTTGCGCGGATCATCAACATTCCATCGCGCTTTCTGGCTCCGGTCATCATCTTCATGACCGTGCTCGGCTCCTACGCCATCCGCAACAATATGCTCGACGTCTGGATCATGCTGATATTCGGCGTGGTCGGCTTCGTGTCCAACAAGCTCAAGTTCCACCCGGCGCCCATCGTCCTTGGGTTGATTCTCGGGCCGTTCGTGGAAGAGGGGCTCGTACAGTCCATGCTGGCAGGGCGCGCGGCAGGCGGCGTGGTGCAGTACATGGTGTTCCGGCCCATCAGCGGCGTGCTCATCACCCTCTCGGTGCTGTCCGCGCTGTGGCCCGTGTACGCGGCCTGGAAGCACAAGAGAAAGCAACGCCTTGAAGGCTGCGCCTGCGACATCGAGGAGGGACCGAAGAATGCTTAA
- a CDS encoding tripartite tricarboxylate transporter TctB family protein, translated as MLNSDIFISIFSLIVAAIIYFATRDLSKFGGVFVNYCLTVFVVLAVLVFIKGLVKPERVRFFASVAERNNVLVGLVILIIYLAIMPFVGFLPSSFLFFTVMTLYLGDEGLTTRNILISVGLAVVVVTVFYLVFKQVLMVPLPKGSLFEAA; from the coding sequence ATGCTTAACTCAGACATCTTCATCAGCATCTTCTCGCTGATCGTCGCGGCCATCATCTACTTTGCAACACGCGACCTGAGCAAGTTCGGCGGCGTCTTCGTCAACTATTGCCTTACCGTGTTCGTGGTCCTGGCTGTGCTCGTGTTCATCAAAGGACTCGTCAAGCCAGAGCGTGTCCGGTTCTTCGCATCGGTGGCAGAGCGGAACAATGTGCTTGTGGGCTTGGTTATCCTCATCATTTACCTGGCGATCATGCCGTTTGTCGGCTTCTTGCCGTCAAGCTTCCTCTTCTTCACGGTAATGACGCTCTATCTGGGCGATGAGGGCCTGACCACGCGGAACATCCTCATAAGCGTGGGGCTGGCAGTGGTCGTGGTTACGGTTTTCTACCTCGTGTTCAAACAGGTTCTGATGGTGCCGCTGCCGAAAGGCTCTCTGTTCGAGGCTGCCTGA
- a CDS encoding ethanolamine ammonia-lyase subunit EutB, whose amino-acid sequence MSLRELMAKATPLRSGDVLAGVAAATEEERVKAQMRLADVPLKRFLNECVIPYEEDEVTRLIIDEHDAEAFASVSSFTVGQLRDWLLTDQACPDTLEALAAGLTPEMVAAVSKLMRVQDLILVASKCRVVTRFRNTIGLPGRFSVRLQPNHPTDDLKGIAASTLDGLCYGCGDAVIGINPATDNLENISRLLWMLDSIIQRYEIPTQSCVLTHVTTTVEAIGQGVPVDLCFQSIAGAEKANSSFGINLAMLQEAYEATLSQKRGTVGENVMYFETGQGSALSANAHGGVDQQTLEARAYAVARKYKPLLVNTVVGFIGPEYLFNGKQILRAGLEDHFCGKLLGLPMGVDVCYTNHAEADQDDMDTLLTLLGAAGCNFVMGIPGADDIMLNYQSTSFHDAAYLRKLLGLKPAPEFSEWLEQVGVLDAQGGLRSIEGGNALLALPRYLETT is encoded by the coding sequence ATGAGCTTGCGCGAACTCATGGCCAAGGCAACGCCGTTGCGATCCGGCGACGTGCTGGCCGGCGTGGCCGCGGCGACGGAAGAGGAGCGGGTGAAGGCTCAGATGCGGCTGGCGGATGTGCCGTTGAAGAGATTTCTCAACGAATGCGTCATCCCGTACGAGGAGGACGAGGTTACCAGGCTCATCATCGACGAACACGACGCCGAAGCCTTTGCGTCGGTAAGCAGCTTTACCGTAGGCCAACTGCGGGACTGGCTGCTCACGGACCAGGCGTGCCCCGACACTCTGGAAGCGTTGGCTGCTGGACTCACCCCGGAGATGGTCGCCGCCGTGAGCAAGCTGATGCGTGTGCAGGATCTCATTCTGGTGGCGTCCAAATGCCGCGTGGTCACGCGGTTTCGGAACACCATCGGGCTGCCGGGGCGCTTCTCCGTGCGTCTGCAGCCCAACCACCCCACGGACGACCTCAAGGGCATAGCCGCCTCCACCCTGGACGGCCTGTGCTACGGCTGCGGGGACGCCGTCATCGGCATCAACCCGGCCACGGACAACCTGGAGAACATTTCGCGGCTTCTGTGGATGCTGGACTCCATCATCCAACGGTACGAAATACCCACGCAGAGCTGCGTGCTGACCCACGTGACCACCACGGTGGAGGCCATAGGGCAGGGCGTGCCCGTGGACTTGTGCTTTCAATCCATTGCCGGCGCGGAGAAGGCCAATTCGAGCTTCGGCATCAACCTGGCCATGCTCCAGGAGGCGTACGAGGCAACTCTCTCGCAAAAGCGCGGCACGGTGGGCGAAAACGTCATGTACTTCGAAACGGGGCAAGGCAGCGCGCTTTCGGCCAACGCACATGGCGGCGTGGATCAGCAGACCCTGGAGGCGCGAGCCTATGCAGTGGCCCGCAAATACAAGCCCCTGCTCGTGAACACGGTAGTGGGCTTCATCGGGCCGGAATACCTGTTCAACGGCAAGCAGATCCTGCGCGCCGGGCTGGAGGACCATTTCTGCGGCAAGCTCCTGGGGCTGCCCATGGGCGTGGACGTCTGCTACACCAACCACGCCGAGGCCGACCAGGACGACATGGACACGCTGCTGACCCTGCTGGGCGCCGCAGGATGCAACTTCGTGATGGGCATTCCCGGAGCCGACGACATCATGCTCAACTACCAGTCCACCTCCTTCCACGACGCCGCCTATCTGCGCAAGCTATTGGGATTGAAACCTGCCCCTGAGTTTTCGGAGTGGCTGGAACAGGTCGGTGTGCTCGATGCGCAAGGAGGGCTGCGGTCCATCGAAGGCGGCAATGCGCTGCTCGCGCTCCCCAGGTATCTGGAAACCACATGA
- the eutC gene encoding ethanolamine ammonia-lyase subunit EutC — MTKPAENAMKKKQSPVTPDGWSELKQFTDARISLGRCGSSLPLSEALSFRLAHARARDAVWSPFNAEGLSADIEALGCRCLRLASSVTDRSEYLTRPDKGRRLGEESRALLEKESTGYDLCLVVSDGLSSRAINENAVPFLERFLPLTRAAGLTVAPVCLVENGRVAIADEVASILEAKLTAILIGERPGLSSPNSMGIYMTYAPRQGATDEARNCISNVRQGGMTIEAGVQKLAYLMETAFRMQTSGVALKDKMSPDYLPFGGLDAALGR; from the coding sequence ATGACCAAGCCGGCAGAGAACGCCATGAAAAAGAAACAGTCACCAGTCACACCGGATGGGTGGAGCGAGCTGAAACAATTCACGGATGCGCGGATAAGCCTGGGCCGATGCGGCTCCAGCCTGCCGCTCTCCGAGGCCCTTTCGTTCCGGCTGGCTCATGCCCGGGCCAGAGACGCAGTGTGGAGCCCATTCAATGCGGAAGGACTGTCCGCTGATATCGAGGCGCTGGGGTGTCGCTGCCTGCGTCTTGCAAGCAGCGTGACGGATCGCAGTGAATACCTCACCCGACCGGACAAGGGCCGCCGGCTCGGCGAGGAATCCCGCGCGCTGCTCGAAAAAGAATCGACGGGCTATGATTTGTGCCTCGTGGTGAGCGACGGGCTATCCTCCCGCGCTATCAACGAGAATGCCGTGCCGTTTCTGGAGCGCTTTCTGCCACTGACTCGCGCGGCAGGCCTGACCGTGGCTCCAGTCTGCCTGGTGGAAAACGGCAGGGTGGCCATTGCCGACGAGGTAGCGTCAATTCTGGAAGCCAAGCTTACGGCAATCCTCATTGGCGAGAGGCCAGGCCTGAGCTCGCCCAACTCCATGGGCATTTACATGACCTACGCACCCAGGCAGGGCGCAACTGACGAAGCTCGCAACTGCATATCCAACGTGCGCCAAGGCGGCATGACCATCGAGGCCGGGGTGCAGAAGCTCGCGTATCTCATGGAAACGGCGTTTCGGATGCAAACGTCGGGCGTAGCGCTCAAGGATAAAATGTCGCCGGACTACCTGCCGTTCGGCGGATTGGACGCGGCACTGGGTCGGTAG
- a CDS encoding DUF2325 domain-containing protein: MDPQRTNTQTVAKRKRIWELVDLQCPIIGTCLTLGELRKIARQSDVEFPDNVSEFDIHSYFVSCCKEPSRIARLVTKKLDRKYAAKLRRYGSCKDDDAIRTLWVEDREHGDIPGPFWAVISHAHTSTRLRTEVFGEVHMLSHLVGSANRADIRRLSDLEAEQERLTHAMQRMKTVFADRVRALQGERNAMADQVDALKREMHFLSTRKEDAVPPENKTGETLQELEAEMLRRELDEAWRERNEVFKLLEAESRRLEYLESENRELAAENRVLEEEIARLLEKSYAKCPDGCAGKCPCPDLCGMCVLYVGGRTGLVPQYRALVESRGGTLIHHDGGMEEAPKRLESVLAQADAVVCPVDCVSHEACTIVKSYCKRALKPCFMMRTAGISSLAKTVSSLPEQSCPPNSHAVSIIGAQASSTTVQQS, encoded by the coding sequence ATGGACCCGCAACGAACCAACACGCAGACAGTCGCCAAGCGTAAACGAATTTGGGAACTCGTCGATCTCCAGTGCCCGATCATCGGCACCTGCCTGACTCTCGGCGAGTTGCGAAAAATTGCCCGCCAATCGGATGTGGAGTTTCCGGACAACGTCTCGGAGTTCGACATCCACAGCTACTTCGTTTCCTGTTGCAAGGAGCCGTCCCGCATTGCCCGCCTCGTGACAAAAAAGCTGGACAGGAAGTATGCAGCGAAGCTCCGCCGTTACGGCTCCTGCAAGGACGACGACGCGATTCGAACTCTCTGGGTGGAGGACAGGGAACACGGCGACATCCCGGGACCGTTCTGGGCTGTCATCTCACACGCGCATACCTCCACGCGGCTGCGCACCGAAGTCTTCGGCGAGGTGCACATGCTGTCCCATCTGGTCGGCTCGGCCAATCGCGCGGACATCCGCAGGCTCTCCGACCTTGAAGCCGAGCAGGAGCGACTGACCCACGCCATGCAGCGGATGAAAACCGTTTTCGCCGATCGCGTTCGCGCGTTGCAAGGCGAGCGGAACGCCATGGCCGACCAGGTGGATGCGCTCAAACGCGAGATGCACTTTCTCTCGACGCGCAAGGAGGACGCCGTGCCGCCCGAAAACAAAACCGGCGAAACGCTTCAGGAACTGGAGGCGGAGATGCTCCGCCGCGAGTTGGACGAGGCGTGGCGCGAACGGAACGAAGTGTTCAAACTGCTGGAGGCCGAATCGCGGCGCCTTGAATACCTGGAGTCCGAGAACCGCGAACTCGCCGCCGAAAACAGGGTGCTCGAAGAGGAGATCGCCAGGCTGCTGGAGAAATCGTACGCGAAGTGCCCGGACGGCTGCGCAGGAAAGTGCCCCTGTCCGGATCTGTGCGGCATGTGCGTGCTCTACGTGGGCGGCCGCACCGGCCTGGTGCCGCAGTACCGCGCTCTGGTGGAATCCCGCGGGGGCACGCTCATCCACCACGACGGCGGCATGGAGGAAGCGCCCAAGCGTCTGGAAAGCGTCCTCGCCCAGGCGGACGCCGTGGTTTGCCCGGTGGATTGTGTGAGCCACGAGGCGTGCACCATCGTGAAATCGTATTGCAAACGCGCTCTGAAACCCTGCTTCATGATGCGTACGGCCGGCATTTCCTCCCTGGCCAAAACCGTTTCCAGCCTGCCGGAGCAGTCGTGCCCCCCCAACTCGCACGCTGTATCCATCATCGGCGCCCAGGCGTCATCTACAACCGTGCAGCAGTCTTAA
- a CDS encoding TRAP transporter small permease subunit: protein MFKAIVTFVRYVDAVNRLVGRMVMYLVFLMMAILLYASLSRTVLDSPVVWAVEMAQFTMAAYYLLGGGYSMILRGHVRMDVLYSKWSTRKRAVVDSFTNILLLVYLVMLLYGGISSTAYSLQYGQTNYSAWAPPLAPIKIIMVIGIVLMLLQTISRAIKDICRARGVDVAETFGDYLP from the coding sequence TTGTTCAAAGCAATAGTGACATTCGTTCGATACGTGGACGCCGTGAACCGCCTGGTGGGCAGGATGGTGATGTATCTGGTGTTCCTGATGATGGCGATCCTGCTGTACGCGTCGTTGTCCAGAACAGTGCTCGACTCCCCGGTCGTCTGGGCCGTGGAGATGGCCCAGTTCACCATGGCCGCCTACTACCTGCTGGGCGGCGGCTACTCCATGATTCTCAGAGGCCACGTCCGCATGGACGTTCTCTACAGCAAGTGGTCGACCAGGAAGAGGGCGGTCGTGGATTCGTTCACCAATATCCTCCTTCTCGTTTACCTGGTCATGCTGCTGTACGGCGGCATATCCAGCACAGCCTACTCCCTCCAGTACGGTCAGACCAACTACTCCGCCTGGGCGCCGCCGCTGGCGCCGATCAAAATCATCATGGTCATCGGCATCGTGTTGATGCTGCTGCAGACAATCTCACGCGCCATCAAGGACATCTGCAGGGCGCGAGGCGTTGATGTGGCTGAAACGTTTGGAGATTACCTGCCATGA
- a CDS encoding HD-GYP domain-containing protein, which yields MGDYCFDTQAERSAPASRGDLCERCAPEHPVIPPCSPLCHSIHQFAESLGNAMDAKDHCTQDHSEQVAVIAHCLALEVGFSPRRAGDIHIAGHLHDIGKIGLPDCILSKPGRLTEEEWAAVRRHPEIGAQIVAPVKALNGDSGIAAMILHHHERWDGGGYPHGLRARKIPPGARVLAVADALSAMVQDRPYRSGMSIELALDELRSAAGSQLDPDMVAAFLPLAERAFKRQWPRNANEAVALLSRMHAPSPDAVELEEATAR from the coding sequence ATGGGAGATTACTGCTTCGACACGCAGGCCGAAAGATCTGCACCCGCATCGCGCGGCGACCTGTGCGAGCGCTGCGCGCCCGAACACCCGGTCATTCCACCGTGCAGCCCATTGTGCCACTCCATCCACCAGTTCGCGGAGTCCCTGGGGAACGCCATGGACGCCAAGGACCACTGCACACAGGACCACTCCGAACAAGTGGCCGTCATCGCCCACTGCCTTGCTCTGGAAGTCGGGTTCTCACCCCGCAGGGCCGGCGACATCCATATAGCCGGCCATCTGCACGACATCGGTAAGATCGGCCTGCCCGATTGCATTCTGAGCAAGCCCGGGCGCCTGACTGAAGAGGAGTGGGCCGCCGTACGCAGGCATCCGGAGATAGGCGCCCAGATCGTCGCGCCTGTCAAAGCCCTCAACGGGGATTCCGGCATTGCCGCCATGATTCTGCACCATCACGAACGCTGGGACGGCGGCGGCTACCCGCACGGTCTGCGCGCCCGTAAAATCCCGCCTGGGGCGCGCGTTCTCGCCGTGGCGGATGCGCTCTCCGCCATGGTTCAGGACAGGCCCTACCGCTCCGGCATGTCCATAGAGCTCGCCCTGGACGAGTTGCGCTCCGCAGCCGGCAGCCAGCTCGACCCGGACATGGTGGCCGCGTTCCTCCCCCTGGCCGAGCGTGCCTTTAAACGCCAATGGCCCCGCAACGCCAACGAAGCCGTCGCGCTCCTGTCGCGAATGCACGCACCATCACCTGATGCCGTGGAGCTGGAGGAGGCCACAGCGCGTTGA
- a CDS encoding TRAP transporter substrate-binding protein, whose translation MKRRDFLKKASVGATAAAAATTVAAPFVHASKKTPIRWRLQTYAGPALAEHVIKPQIEAFNKIANGDMVIELYNADQLVPTPELFRAMQRGTIDAVQSDDDSIAAPVDVSVFAAYFPFATRYSLDVPTLFNHYGLKEIWEEAYSEVDGVTWLAAGPWDPCNFATKSPINTLDDLKGKRVFTFPTGGKFLQRFGVVPVTLPWEDVEVALQTGELDGIAWSGITEDYTVGWADVTDYYLTNNISGAWVGSYFANSDKWEAVPDHLKELFRVTIDSSNYYRMHWYWWGEAHYRVNGGKLKLTTIPESEWDKVEQEAMKYWDEIAEKSPRNAKVVQILKDYATTMKKAGKPYRYTD comes from the coding sequence ATGAAACGCAGAGATTTCTTGAAAAAAGCCAGTGTCGGCGCCACTGCGGCCGCAGCAGCCACAACCGTTGCCGCGCCGTTCGTGCATGCGTCCAAGAAAACGCCCATCCGCTGGCGCCTGCAGACATATGCCGGGCCGGCCCTGGCCGAGCACGTGATCAAGCCCCAGATCGAGGCCTTCAACAAGATCGCCAATGGCGACATGGTCATCGAGCTCTACAACGCCGACCAGCTCGTGCCCACGCCCGAGCTCTTCCGCGCCATGCAGCGGGGCACCATCGACGCGGTGCAGAGCGACGACGACTCCATTGCCGCTCCTGTGGACGTCTCGGTCTTTGCCGCCTACTTCCCCTTTGCCACCCGCTACTCACTGGACGTGCCCACCCTGTTCAACCACTACGGGCTCAAGGAGATATGGGAGGAGGCATACAGCGAAGTGGACGGCGTGACCTGGCTTGCCGCCGGTCCGTGGGACCCGTGCAACTTCGCCACCAAGTCGCCCATCAACACCCTGGACGACCTCAAGGGCAAGCGAGTCTTCACATTCCCCACCGGCGGCAAGTTCCTCCAGCGCTTCGGCGTGGTCCCGGTGACACTGCCGTGGGAAGACGTGGAAGTGGCGTTGCAGACAGGCGAGCTCGACGGAATCGCGTGGTCCGGCATTACTGAAGACTACACCGTGGGCTGGGCGGACGTGACCGACTACTATCTGACCAACAACATTTCCGGCGCCTGGGTCGGCTCCTACTTCGCCAACTCGGACAAATGGGAGGCCGTGCCCGATCATCTCAAGGAACTCTTCCGCGTCACCATCGACAGCTCCAACTACTACCGCATGCATTGGTACTGGTGGGGCGAGGCGCACTACCGCGTGAACGGCGGCAAGCTCAAGCTCACCACCATTCCCGAAAGCGAGTGGGACAAGGTGGAGCAGGAAGCGATGAAGTACTGGGATGAAATTGCGGAGAAGAGCCCCCGCAACGCCAAGGTGGTGCAGATTCTCAAGGACTACGCCACGACCATGAAGAAGGCGGGCAAACCCTACAGGTACACCGACTAG
- a CDS encoding Dabb family protein, translated as MIKHIVMWTLKTDSDKGTPAENAAAMKEKLEALVGKIPQIRELEVGVEVFESAPQTDAILYSVFDSREDLKAYATHPLHLEVVEFVKAVAAERRVVDYEI; from the coding sequence ATGATCAAACACATCGTCATGTGGACTTTGAAGACTGATTCGGACAAGGGCACCCCGGCGGAGAACGCCGCCGCGATGAAAGAAAAGCTCGAAGCGCTGGTCGGGAAGATCCCGCAGATCCGCGAACTCGAAGTGGGCGTGGAGGTTTTCGAATCCGCGCCTCAGACGGATGCGATTCTCTACAGCGTTTTCGACTCCAGGGAAGACCTGAAGGCGTACGCTACGCATCCCCTGCACCTGGAGGTTGTGGAGTTCGTGAAGGCCGTGGCGGCGGAGCGCCGCGTGGTGGATTACGAAATTTAG
- a CDS encoding TRAP transporter large permease, producing the protein MSYEMIALMMFSSLLLLLLTGQRVFGVVGFVGAMASLFLWGDGGAEMPFNASIVLLNWFPLLTLPLFIFMGYMLSESGIANDLYKMLHVWMGPLNGGLAIGTVVLMVAISAMNGLSVAGMAIGTSIALPEMLKRGYDKRMVTGVIQAGSSLGIMVPPSIVLVLYGMIARQPVSQLWLAGVLPGLLFAGMFVGYIVIRCFLQKDLGPALTVEERQEISNREKYRLLRAGILPLAIVFTVTGLFMMGVTSLVESSAVGAAAATLAAVAKRRLTFKVLDNALHKTLSVSCMFMWIILAALCFGAVFDGLGAVHAIKVLFLDQWGLSPWGVLIMMQITYIIMGMFLDDTAMLVIVAPLYIPLIISLGFNPVWYGVLYTVTCQIAYMTPPFGYNLFLMKAMAPKEVTLVDIYRSIVPFVILMIIGLGLVMAFPQIALYLPELYYGN; encoded by the coding sequence ATGAGCTACGAAATGATCGCCCTGATGATGTTCTCCAGCCTGTTGCTTCTGCTTCTTACCGGGCAGCGGGTTTTCGGCGTCGTCGGATTCGTCGGAGCAATGGCCTCCCTGTTCCTGTGGGGGGACGGTGGCGCGGAGATGCCGTTCAACGCGAGCATCGTGCTCCTCAACTGGTTTCCTCTGCTGACGCTGCCCTTGTTCATCTTCATGGGCTACATGCTGTCGGAATCAGGAATCGCTAACGATCTCTACAAGATGCTGCACGTGTGGATGGGGCCGTTGAACGGCGGGCTGGCCATCGGCACGGTTGTGCTCATGGTGGCCATTTCGGCCATGAACGGTCTGAGCGTGGCGGGCATGGCCATAGGCACCAGCATAGCCCTGCCGGAGATGCTCAAGCGCGGGTACGACAAACGCATGGTCACCGGAGTCATCCAGGCCGGCAGCTCGCTTGGCATCATGGTGCCGCCCAGCATCGTGCTCGTGCTCTACGGCATGATCGCCAGGCAGCCCGTGAGCCAGCTGTGGCTCGCCGGCGTCCTTCCCGGCCTGCTGTTCGCCGGCATGTTCGTCGGCTACATCGTCATCCGCTGTTTCCTTCAGAAGGATCTCGGTCCGGCGCTGACGGTCGAGGAGCGCCAGGAGATTTCCAATCGCGAAAAATACAGGCTGTTGCGCGCCGGCATTCTGCCGCTTGCCATCGTCTTCACGGTAACCGGTCTGTTCATGATGGGCGTGACCAGCCTGGTGGAGAGCTCGGCCGTGGGCGCCGCCGCCGCGACCCTGGCTGCCGTGGCCAAGAGGCGCCTTACCTTCAAGGTGCTGGACAATGCGCTGCACAAGACGCTCTCGGTGAGCTGCATGTTCATGTGGATCATTCTGGCGGCGCTCTGCTTCGGCGCGGTGTTCGACGGCCTCGGCGCGGTGCACGCCATCAAGGTGCTGTTTCTGGACCAGTGGGGCCTCAGCCCGTGGGGCGTGCTCATCATGATGCAGATCACGTACATCATCATGGGCATGTTCCTGGACGACACGGCCATGCTCGTCATCGTGGCGCCGCTGTACATTCCGCTGATCATCTCGCTGGGCTTCAACCCGGTATGGTACGGCGTTCTGTACACGGTCACCTGCCAGATCGCATATATGACCCCGCCATTCGGCTACAACCTGTTCCTGATGAAGGCCATGGCCCCCAAGGAGGTGACGCTGGTGGACATCTACCGATCCATCGTCCCATTCGTCATACTCATGATCATCGGCCTCGGCCTCGTCATGGCGTTCCCCCAGATCGCTCTGTATCTGCCGGAACTCTACTACGGGAACTGA
- a CDS encoding class II fructose-bisphosphate aldolase — translation MGLVGLSKLREAAGPGRAFGCFAVQDLGCMEAILAAAQDLELPTALCIGQSSWTSLAPLVSACRTAASKAQVPVAVHFNHGKSLGSVLAAIDAGCTSVMYDGSGLDLEQNIRNTRECVLVAHARAVEIEGEIGPLGTFTLDEARGFAERTVVDWLAVSVFRDWSFDEHFIKELAAIGPGLVLHGASKLEPEERARAIRAGVVKINAHSEIERAMASGLEYAANHARAFDSDSLRHACDCVRQTVSDLMRSYALL, via the coding sequence ATGGGACTCGTCGGTCTGTCGAAACTGCGCGAGGCGGCGGGGCCGGGCAGGGCATTCGGATGCTTTGCCGTACAGGACCTCGGCTGCATGGAGGCGATCCTCGCCGCCGCGCAGGACCTCGAACTGCCGACGGCGCTGTGCATCGGCCAGTCCTCCTGGACCAGCCTGGCGCCGCTGGTATCCGCATGTCGCACCGCCGCGAGCAAAGCCCAGGTGCCCGTGGCGGTGCACTTCAATCACGGCAAATCCCTGGGGAGCGTGCTCGCGGCCATCGACGCGGGCTGCACGTCCGTGATGTATGACGGCTCCGGCCTTGATCTCGAGCAGAACATCCGGAATACCCGCGAATGCGTATTGGTGGCTCATGCGCGGGCAGTGGAGATCGAAGGGGAGATAGGCCCCCTCGGGACATTCACCCTGGACGAGGCCAGAGGGTTTGCCGAACGCACTGTGGTGGACTGGCTGGCCGTGTCCGTTTTCAGGGACTGGTCTTTCGACGAACACTTCATTAAAGAGCTTGCGGCCATCGGTCCGGGGCTGGTGCTCCACGGCGCCAGCAAGCTTGAGCCGGAAGAGCGCGCCAGGGCCATCCGCGCCGGCGTCGTCAAGATCAATGCACACTCGGAAATCGAGCGGGCCATGGCCTCCGGTTTAGAATATGCTGCCAATCATGCGCGCGCCTTCGATTCCGACTCTCTGCGCCATGCCTGCGACTGCGTGCGGCAGACCGTGAGCGATCTCATGAGGTCTTACGCACTGCTCTGA